The Methanobrevibacter sp. genome includes a region encoding these proteins:
- a CDS encoding ATP-grasp domain-containing protein, whose translation MENLLLMGIDTRPMVNSALKLDYRTFSISYFKTVDFKMPYSEKHVLNQESIISCGRFEDNYSPSKLFELFEDLLHENDNDENHKKYDIDKIVLTTGLNVNDFSGKFKKYRKIVRGNKNTENVENKFKFYNKLKNKFNVPLTFQPVDVGELNEILQQHINNQFILKPIQGSGGLGIFLLNNESCGELKQVDEICQNISLENYILQEYIEGTNVSSSVLSSHDDRKNIINSRLITEHDLCNDSYEYSGNILPLNENSFKMFNDNRTINGINIDELNDEMKNISEDLMKEFGLVGSNGVDYILDNDGELKIIEINPRFQGTYELVENVLGINLLDAHIKACEGEMIDIPNPNQYSVKKIIYARKQVDIGNLNIPNVYDIPYQGVKIEKDQPMVTLISSNKDLETALNDIKIAEEEVYRNID comes from the coding sequence ATGGAGAATTTGCTTCTTATGGGAATTGACACAAGACCAATGGTTAATTCTGCACTGAAACTGGATTACAGAACATTTTCCATCAGCTATTTTAAGACTGTAGACTTCAAGATGCCTTATAGTGAAAAACATGTATTAAATCAGGAAAGTATCATATCCTGTGGAAGATTTGAAGATAATTATTCACCTTCAAAACTTTTTGAATTATTTGAAGATTTATTGCATGAAAATGATAATGATGAAAATCATAAAAAGTATGATATCGATAAGATTGTACTCACCACCGGACTTAATGTCAATGACTTCAGTGGAAAATTCAAAAAGTATAGAAAAATTGTTCGTGGCAATAAGAACACTGAAAATGTTGAGAATAAATTCAAGTTTTACAATAAGTTGAAAAACAAATTTAACGTTCCTCTCACATTTCAACCAGTTGATGTAGGGGAACTTAATGAAATTTTACAACAACACATCAACAATCAATTTATTTTAAAACCCATTCAAGGAAGTGGGGGTTTGGGAATTTTTCTGCTAAATAATGAAAGTTGTGGTGAATTAAAACAAGTGGATGAAATTTGTCAAAATATTTCCCTTGAAAACTATATACTTCAGGAATATATTGAAGGAACCAATGTGTCATCATCAGTACTGTCAAGTCATGATGATAGAAAAAATATTATCAATTCAAGATTGATCACCGAACATGACTTATGCAATGATTCATATGAATATTCTGGAAACATTTTACCATTGAATGAAAATAGCTTTAAGATGTTTAATGACAATCGAACAATTAATGGCATAAATATTGATGAGCTAAATGATGAGATGAAAAACATATCCGAAGATTTGATGAAGGAATTTGGTCTTGTCGGATCAAATGGTGTTGACTACATCTTGGATAATGATGGTGAATTAAAGATCATTGAAATCAATCCAAGATTCCAGGGAACATATGAATTGGTGGAAAATGTGCTTGGCATAAATCTTTTGGATGCACATATCAAAGCATGTGAAGGGGAAATGATTGATATTCCGAATCCAAATCAATATTCAGTAAAGAAAATCATTTATGCTAGAAAACAAGTGGATATCGGCAACTTGAACATTCCTAACGTTTATGATATCCCTTATCAAGGAGTAAAAATAGAAAAAGACCAGCCAATGGTAACCCTTATCAGTTCAAATAAGGATTTGGAAACAGCATTGAATGATATAAAAATAGCTGAAGAAGAAGTTTATAGGAATATTGATTAA